The Kwoniella dendrophila CBS 6074 chromosome 3, complete sequence genome contains a region encoding:
- a CDS encoding cyclin-dependent kinase 1: MSLDNYTKLEKIGEGTYGVVYKARDISTGDFVALKKIRLEAEDEGVPSTSIREISLLKELSKDDNIVKLLDIVHSDAKLYLVFEFLDMDLKKYMDTIGDKDGLGPNMVKKFTYQLVKGLYFCHAHRILHRDLKPQNLLINKEGNLKIADFGLARAFGIPLRTYTHEVVTLWYRAPEVLLGSRHYSTAIDMWSVGCIFAEMAMRQPLFPGDSEIDEIFRIFRILGTPDEDVWPGVRGLPDYKPTFPQWNAVDLKSAVKGLDDNGIDLLAQTLIYDPAHRISAKRALQHPYFTTTYPA, encoded by the exons ATGTCCTTAGATAATTATACAAAGTTGGAGAAAATTGGAGAAG GTACTTATGGTGTGGTCTATAAAGCTAGAGATATATCGACAGGCGATTTTGTagctttgaagaagattcgTTTGGaggctgaagatgaaggtgtaccatcaacatcaattagAGAAATCAgtttattgaaagaattaaGTAAGGATGATAATATCGTCAA ACTCTTAGATATCGTTCATTCCGATGCAAAATTGTATCTCGTCTTTGAATTCCTTGATATGGATTTAAAGAAATATATGGATActataggtgataaagatggtctTGGTCCAAATATGGTTAAA AAATTCACATATCAGCTTGTCAAGGGTCTTTACTTCTGTCATGCTCATCGAATTCTTCACAGAGATTTAAAACCTCAAAATTTGTTGATCAATAAAGAGGGTAATTTGAAAATCGCAGATTTCGGTTTAGCAAGAGCTTTCGGTATCCCATTAAGAACTTATACCcatgaa GTCGTAACATTATGGTATAGAGCACCGGAAGTTCTTCTTGGCTCAAGACATTATTCAACAGCTATTGATATGTGGTCTGTTGGATGTATATTTGCTGAAATGGCAATGAGACAACCTCTTTTCCCTGGTGATTCAGAGATTGATGAGATTTTCAGGATTTTCCG AATTCTCGGTAcaccagatgaagatgtatgGCCAGGAGTAAGAGGTTTACCAGATTATAAACCAACTTTCCCGCAATGGAATGCAGTCGATTTAAAATCTGCtgtaaaaggtttagatgataatggtatagatTTATTGGCTCAAACTCTAATTTATGATCCCGCTCATAGAATTTCAG CTAAACGAGCTTTACAACATCCTTATTTCACTACAACTTATCCTGCCTAA
- a CDS encoding endoribonuclease YSH1 yields MNRGGRRQFRPHHGHGGHGHTGYGQQQQQQPVQVISPAGDDEPLTITMLGAGQEVGRSCCVIEHRGKKIVCDAGLHPAHPGLGSLPFIDEVDWSTVDAILVTHFHVDHAAALPYIMEKTNFKDGNGKVYMTHATKAIYGLTMMDTVRINDQNPDVSGKLYDESDVQSSWQSTIAVDYHQDIIISGGLRFTPYHAGHVLGASMFMIEIAGLKILYTGDYSREEDRHLVIAEIPPIKPDVLICESTFGVHTLPDRKEKEEQFTTLVSNIVKRGGKCLMPIPSFGNGQELALLLDEYWNEHVELQNIPVYFASGLFQRGMRVYKTYVHTMNQNIRSRFARRDNPFDFKFVKWLKDPKKLLLNDHQKSGPCVVMASAQFMSFGLSRELLEEWSSDSKNGVIVTGYSIEGTMARTLLSEPDHIESLKGGNIPRRLTVKEISFGAHVDYAQNSKFIQEIGAQHIVLVHGEASQMGRLRAALRDTYATRGQEINIHTPRNCEPLVLTFRQERVVKAIGSLAADRPVHGSPLKGLLVSKDFSYTLLDPKDLKDFTGLSTSTLIQKQSIPIGVDWSVIRWHLEGMYGEVEDGVDEEGRAILIIMNAIKVVQISEIVVEIQWSSNSSNDMIADSALAVLLGIDGSPATVKLTSIPHQHAHHDHRHSHSHSEELTNGNSINGNISGNEEFDKIKMFLEAHFGQVSGPNISVQEGDEDELMVMTVTIDDIVAKLDLISMRVESDSPDLKRRVETVLEMALTTLKPLSRSFIGSGVDMSLENVAVAA; encoded by the exons ATGAATCGTGGAGGTAGAAGACAATTCAGACCACATCATGGACATGGCGGTCATGGACACACTGGATATGgacaacaacagcaacaacaacctgTTCAAGTCATCTCACCCGCAGGCGATGATGAACCACTAACAATAACGATGTTAGGTGCAGGTCAAGAAGTGGGTAGATCATGTTGTGTAATTGAACATAGAGGTAAAAAGATAGTTTGTGACGCAGGTCTGCATCCTGCACATCCTGGTTTAGGTAGTTTACCttttattgatgaagttgattggTCAACTGTTGATGCTATTTTGGTGACTCA CTTTCATGTGGATCATGCGGCTGCTTTACCGTATATAATGGAGAAG ACCAATTTCaaagatggaaatggaaaagTATATATGACACATGCTACTAAAGCAATTTACGGATTAACAATGATGGATACTGTTAggataaa CGATCAAAATCCAGAtgtttcaggtaaattatacGATGAATCAGATGTACAATCATCATGGCAATCAACAATTGCAGtagattatcatcaagatataataatTTCTGGTGGATTAAGATTTACACCATATCATGCTGGACATGTTTTAGGTGCATCAATGTTTATGATTGAAATTGCTGGATTAAAGATATTATATACAGGTGATTAttcaagagaagaagatagacATTTAGTTATTGCTGAGATTCCACCAATAAAACCTGATGTTTTAATTTGTGAATCTACTTTTGGTGTACATACTTTACCtgatagaaaagaaaaggaagagcAGTTCACAA CCCTTGTATCAAATATCGTCAAACGTGGTGGAAAATGTTTAATGCCAATACCATCATTTGGAAATGGACaagaattagctttattattagatgaatatTGGAATGAACATGTTGAATTACAAAATATACCTGTATATTTTGCTTCAGGATTATTTCAACGTGGAATGAGAGTTTATAAAACTTATGTACATACAATGAATCAAAATATTAGATCAAGGTTTGCAAGAAGAGAtaatccttttgattttaaattTGTTAAATGGTTAAAAGATCCAAAAAAATTGTTATtaaatgatcatcaaaaaagTGGTCCTTGTGTTGTTATGGCTTCAGCACAATTTATGTCATTTGGTTTATCAAgagaattattagaagaatggTCAAGTGATTCAAAAAATGGTGTTATAGTGACTGGTTATTCTATTGAAGGTACTATGGCAAGG ACCCTGTTATCAGAACCAGATCATATAGAGTCGTTAAAAGGCGGCAACATACCTAGAAGGTTGACAGTGAAAGAAATATCTTTTGGTGCACATGTAGATTATGcacaaaattcaaaattcaTACAAGAAATCGGAGCACAACATATCGTACTTGTTCATGGTGAAGCTTCACAGATGGGTAGACTGAGAGCAGCTTTGAGAGATACGTACGCTACCAGAGGtcaagaaatcaatataCATACACCTAGAAATTGTGAACCTTTGGTATTAACATTTAGACAGGAAAGAGTTGTTAAA GCAATCGGATCATTAGCTGCAGATCGACCTGTACATGGTAGTCCATTAAAAGGATTACTGGTATCGAAAGATTTCTCTTACACTTTACTGGACCCAAAAGATCTAAAAGATTTTACTGGTTTATCGACAAGTACGTTAATACAGAAACAGTCTATACCGATAGGTGTAGATTGGAGTGTGATAAGATGGCATCTAGAAGGGATGTATGgggaagttgaagatggtgtagatGAGGAAGGGAGAGCTATTCTCATT ATCATGAACGCAATCAAGGTTGTACAGATATCGGAGATAGTTGTTGAGATACAGTGgtcttcaaattcaagtaatGACATGATAGCAGATTCCGCTTTAGCAGTACTGCTAGGTATAGATGGTAGTCCAGCTACAGTCAAAC TCACATCAATACCCCATCAACACGCCCATCACGATCATCgccattcccattcccattcgGAAGAATTGACTAATGGTAATTCGATCAATGGTAATATCAgtggaaatgaagaatttgacAAGATAAAAATGTTCTTGGAAGCTCATTTCGGTCAAGTTTCTGGGCCAAATATCAGTGTacaagaaggagatgaagatgaattaatgGTTATGACTGTTACGatagatgatattgttgCTAAACTTGATTTAATTTCGATG CGTGTGGAATCAGATTCACCAGACTTGAAAAGAAGAGTTGAAACTGTTTTGGAAATGGCTTTGACAACTTTAAAACctttatcaagatcattcaTTGGTTCAGGTGTAGATATGAGTTTAGAAAATGTCGCAGTGGCAGCATAA